A part of Gammaproteobacteria bacterium genomic DNA contains:
- a CDS encoding ArsR family transcriptional regulator — protein sequence MNMQKAFDLEAMAENAAQAEAVLKALANRQRLMILCHLTQGKMTVSELNERVALSQSALSQHLARLRQDGLVMTERKAQCIYYSLVPGLPARVIELLHDHYCATGK from the coding sequence ATGAACATGCAAAAGGCGTTTGATTTAGAAGCGATGGCCGAGAATGCGGCGCAAGCCGAGGCGGTATTGAAGGCACTGGCGAATCGTCAGCGACTTATGATCCTTTGTCATCTGACACAAGGCAAAATGACCGTTTCTGAATTAAATGAAAGAGTCGCCCTAAGCCAATCGGCGCTGTCACAACACTTGGCGCGATTGCGCCAGGATGGATTGGTCATGACAGAGCGGAAAGCGCAATGTATTTATTACTCGCTGGTGCCGGGGTTGCCGGCGCGCGTGATCGAGCTTTTGCATGACCACTACTGCGCGACCGGCAAATAA